The Pararge aegeria chromosome 8, ilParAegt1.1, whole genome shotgun sequence genome window below encodes:
- the LOC120625736 gene encoding elongation of very long chain fatty acids protein 4-like, with translation MNGDSHLRFLDWDLTKSRYNETDALPLMATPGPVLMILALYLLYVLKIGPSLMTKREPYKLKAALVLYNGIQVVGSVYLAQRYFVQLMQQGILPRTCHLDIENERTEILISIWFYFAAKVTELLDTVFFVMRKKDNQVTFLHLYHHSIMMVGTWAYLKYWPSTTLIFIGFLNSMVHVFMYTYYGLAALGPEVAKYIFWKKYITKIQLIQFVCIIIHYNTAVRYSECPPSNGVATFVACNTVFFLLLFLNFYRQSYNRINKQCNGISNKEKCEKSIKEE, from the exons ATGAACGGCGATAGCCACCTACGTTTCCTTGATTGGGACCTCACCAAAAGCAGAT ATAATGAAACCGACGCGTTGCCCCTTATGGCTACTCCGGGACCGGTTCTCATGATTTTGGCGCTGTACTTACTCTACGTATTGAAAATTGGGCCTTCTTTGATGACAAAGAGGGAACCTTATAAACTAAAAGCTGCATTGGTGCTTTACAACGGAATCCAAGTGGTCGGTTCCGTGTATTTAGCGCAAAGG tacttTGTACAATTGATGCAACAAGGAATACTACCGAGGACTTGTCATCTAGATATCGAAAATGAAAGGACAGAG ATCCTCATAAGCATATGGTTTTATTTTGCTGCAAAGGTCACTGAACTCCTGGACACAGTTTTCTTCGTGATGAGAAAGAAAGACAACCAAGTGACATTCCTCCATCTTTATCATCACTCAATCATGATGGTCGGAACCTGGGCTTACTTGAAGTACTGGCCATCAACAACTCTAATTTTTATTGGATTCCTGAATTCGATGGTTCACGTCTTCATGTATACGTATTACGGTTTAGCGGCTTTAGGACCTGAAGttgctaaatatattttttggaagAAATACATAACTAAGATCCAACTG ATACAATTTGTATGCATAATCATACACTACAACACCGCAGTAAGATATTCAGAGTGCCCACCATCCAACGGCGTGGCTACATTCGTCGCGTGCAACACAGTATTCTTCCTACTCTTGTTCTTAAACTTCTACCGACAAAGTTACAATCGTATAAATAAACAGTGTAATGGAAtatcaaataaagaaaaatgtgaaaaaagtattaaagaagaataa